In a single window of the Prionailurus viverrinus isolate Anna chromosome D3, UM_Priviv_1.0, whole genome shotgun sequence genome:
- the MC2R gene encoding adrenocorticotropic hormone receptor — protein sequence MKHIINLYENINDTTRNNSDCPHVVLPEEIFFTISIIGVLENLMVLLAVMKNKNLQSPMYFFICSLAISDMLGSLYKILENILIMFRNMGYLKPRGNFETTADDIIDSLFILSLLGSIFSLSVIAVDRYLTIFHALQYHSIVTMRRAIVVLMVIWASCTGSAITMVIFSHHIPTVITFTSLFPLMLVFILCLYVHMFLLARSHARKILTLPRANMKGAITLTILLGVFIFCWAPFVLHILLMTFCPNNPYCACYMSLFQVNGMLIMCNAVIDPFIYAFRSQELRDAFKKMILCSKYW from the coding sequence ATGAAGCATATTATCAATCTATATGAAAACATCAATGACACAACAAGAAATAATTCAGACTGCCCTCATGTGGTTTTGCCAGAAGAGATATTTTTCACAATATCCATCATCGGAGTTTTGGAAAATCTGATGGTCCTTCTGGCTGTGATGAAGAATAAGAATCTTCAGTCAcccatgtactttttcatttGCAGCTTGGCCATTTCTGATATGTTGGGCAGCCTATATAAGATCCTGGAAAATATCCTGATCATGTTCAGAAACATGGGTTATCTCAAGCCTCGTGGTAATTTTGAAACCACAGCAGATGACATCATCGACTCCCTGTTCATCCTCTCCCTCCTTGGCTCCATTTTCAGCCTGTCTGTGATAGCTGTTGACCGCTACCTCACAATCTTCCATGCTCTACAGTACCACAGCATTGTGACCATGCGCCGTGCCATTGTCGTCCTGATGGTCATCTGGGCGAGCTGCACAGGCAGCGCCATTACCATGGTGATCTTCTCCCATCACATCCCCACAGTGATCACCTTCACATCGCTATTTCCTCTGATGTTGGTCTTTATCCTGTGCCTCTATGTGCACATGTTTTTGCTTGCTCGGTCCCATGCCAGGAAGATCTTGACCCTTCCCAGAGCCAACATGAAAGGGGCCATCACACTGACCATCCTACTTGGGGTCTTCATCTTCTGTTGGGCCCCCTTTGTCCTTCACATCCTGTTAATGACGTTTTGCCCAAATAACCCTTACTGTGCCTGCTACATGTCCCTCTTCCAGGTGAATGGCATGTTGATCATGTGCAATGCAGTCATTGACCCCTTTATATATGCCTTCCGGAGCCAAGAGCTCAGGGatgcatttaaaaagatgatccTCTGTAGCAAGTACTGGTAG